The genomic stretch GTGAACTCTAATAGCTAGACTGTGACCATCGCCCAAGTCTTCGTGCAAGCTCATAAGTGCACAAGACATGTCCACAATGAGTCCACGTCAAGTAACATCCTTTACTTGACTTCATCATTCCAATGGTCACGATACTCACAAGCTCGACCGTTGACCAGGGGAACATCTGATCACACCTCAATCATGAAGCCTCCTCTAAGCCGGTCCATCAACAATACCTCTCAAGATTATGGTGGATCACTGAGAGATAGAAACAAATGAAACATTGCTCGAGTGAGTTCTCTTAGGAAGATATCTCTATTCCAACACAAAATCCTATAAGTAGTCCGTCCATATCCACTACATACTTATCTTGTTCTGtctatccgttgcgctactctgatctcaACCAGTCACACACTTCTTAGAATCCTCTAAATCACACTTCGTCCATAGTCCACTTAGTTCCATTACAACACCATATTTAGTCTTTTAGTAGTAAAAGTTCCTTCTCGGCATTCATCCAAATACAACACGTGCCAGAATCTTAAACACACTCATCTCCCACTACTCTTCGAGGTTGAGTAATTCCCAAGATCAAGTCACTAAAGTTTCCATCATTCTGGATTAGGTCCACTTGAACACAACTTCGTCCACATGCTTCAATTCTAGAGCTCTTAAAGCCAATTACTCTTTCTGATTACGAGTCTGCCTTATTTCACTTACTTCCACATCTTACAGCTGCCACGATAACTCTTCCCAACCATACGACTTCGTACCATTAGTGTGACAATACTTCTAATAAATCATGCGACTTGACTGATGTAATAATCCTTTCTCAGCCACACTTTAATCATGTAGTCATCTAATGCCTTTTTGTCTCTGAATCTGACACAAAGCTAACTTCTTTGGTTGGGTTCCCCAATGCAACATTTCTAACTTCTAAGGTGTAGTTACAAAACAAGAGATCATACTCCGTGCCTTGGACATCTCCCTTTGAATTTCCACGACACTCCCAAAACCAATGTGCTTATAATTTTTCCAAGTCCGGCATTGTCTACATTATTGAGGATCTACCAATACTCCTCTAGGTATATCCCATATCGAGCTAATCCAAGATACACTTCATCCACTCCAACACTGTTCACCAAGGTGAGAGAATAGCCACGCATTGTGTTGTCTAGGATACACCGTTCACACTTATCTCATATCTCGGGAACTCATGCACAAAGGTTCACCAACTTCAACAGAACAAGAAGCATCTACGATGTAGAACCTAGCTTCTCACGTGGTCACGACCACCCAAGGTCTCCTCATAAGCGTAGCGTTAGAACTCAATCCATATCACTGTCGCCTGTTCACATCATCCTCAATTATCGAGTGCGACATGTGGATCTTTATCTCACCTACCTTATGAGAATTTGGGTTTGCACCTCACGAGTTCCAAATCAGGATCTTACCTCGAGTTCCAGATCAACACCGTCCCATATCTGTTGAGAAAACGGCACACGCGCCTCGCGCACGATAACGACACTGCGGCGTCATACTTGtctggtagtactaacatggtggtccaactccgaggccatgcttTCAAGTCACCTACCCAGTagcgtataacgatctccacTTGTATCCTATAGCCACGACCGACAATAATTGGACAGGTCTCCACTGAGGTCATCGCTCCTCATGTCCTTCCAGTCATAATTGGACAAATTAAGTAActctttaaaatttattttattttttacaatttacttataacatttcatatttcaaaaacttTTTGTTTTAAGTTTTCCAACAATTGTTATTTGTCTAAGATTTGTCAGAGATTCGTTATAAAACTTAActgtgtttaaatttattttctattagatgataaaatcatataatatcaataggatccataaatttacactacaaaagaatttaaaaattataggcatgcccgacgggtcgacaaaatatttatataaattgaaCATATATCTGAAATCATATGTTTAAaggaaaaaatatattgttgatacaaatatttttataaacggaaaaacaTTTATTATTGATACAAATAATTCTATAAACGGACATGTTTGACAGGGCTGAACCCGTTTTGCCTCCAATAACAATTTGTACCACTAATTGTGTGAATATTAATCACTTAATATGATATTGAAAAACCATCACTTATCTCAATCTATTTTGAGTATAATTCAAtctaaatcattcaaaaatattgaaaaatttaCTCTTAACATAGTATttctataatatatatttttttataatatctccctcaaaaatatattatttcataatCTCTTCtttcaataatatattattttataatctcaccttcaataattaatttatccttcaatatttattttgtttacttaaaaatataatttttatttcaataattaacttattcttcaataatatattatttttaaaaacgaGAGATAGTcaactgttgatacaattatttttataaacgggaataagttacaaatatttttactaACGAGAAAAAAtaactgttgatacaattattttcataaacgAAAATAAGTGAcataaagggttaaataagtttttggtccctataaatattgtagtttcatttttagtccctcctgggttttggcaacggttttagctgattttggcaacggttttttttgtaaaaaccgttgcctaaaggcggggagggactaaaaatgaaaactgcaatatttatagggaccaaaaacttatttaaccctattttttaaATTGACACATGGGTTCTAAAACTTTTCCCCGCCCTGCAAAACTATGGGTGTGGGACGGGACGGACACGCGGACATTGCATATTTGCAACAGTATTGTGCGACCCACGCAAACACACGGGTAGATAATCTATTTTATATGTGTGTGAAGTGTACTGCACCATATACTCATATATTTCCAACATAATTTCTATGTATATTCTGACAACTACTACaccttgataaattaaattaatatttatatgacaatttctgtttaaatttttttctcttattttgtatatatttttatatatatttcttaaccatacttatataatatttatttaatatttatatcgaaTTTACGCGATCCGTGTGAACGCatgggtcctttactagttagaAGTAGATAATTCAACCCTCCAACACATTAGTAATTGATCGATTCAATTTGGCAATTATCCATACAACACGTCGTCCGACACGTAAGTGGTTTCAACTCTTCTTGATATATAAGAGTTAAGCTCGTCATTTTTAGGTATTTAAATTCATTCACACTCACACATTACTTATAATTTCTTTCACTGACTTGAGCGTTGAAGTGCTAATCTTGCAGACAAGTCCTCTCTATCACATTGGAAGTACTACTCCACTGCAATGAGACACAATTTCACTACCTCGTATTTGATTTCTAGTTCCTAACTGAATAGTGGCGCTATATGTGGCAATTGATTTCGGACTCACACTAATTTCCAATATAAATCACTACTTCTTCACCAAAGATATAGATCATTGATCTTCTTTCTTGAAGTTTCAATCTCCTCCTCAAACAGTTCTATTATCATATTAATCAAGCACAATAACATTCAAAGTTACTTGATTTATCGTTCAATGACAAGTTGTTGTTGTAGTCGCCGAAGTAGTCAACATTTTGCCTCTtccccctcctcctcctccttaGGTGGAAGACAATCTAGTTCCTGTGACCTCTCCATATGACCATACGCGACAACATTCATTTCCTTCAAGAGCTGGTTAAGGAGTGTTTCAAGCTCTCACATTATTCATATCCATACAATAGACTCACTAGgtcaataataaattataaagcaCCTATTTAAGGTGATCATATCCTTCTTTTATCCTTATTCCATCTTTTACTTATCTTACATGCTCTCTAGtttttctctttcaaatttgTGTTAGTTCTTCTCCTAATTCTTACTCATCCTCATGGCACCGTCAAAATCGCTGCCATCCTCCTCTGCCTCATCCTACTTATATGAAGATTTCTCTACCATGGAGCAAAAAGTCATATTGTACCGAGAGTGTCGATAATGAGATTTTGTCCTCAAACTTTTTGGAGGAGAGTGATTTCAAAAGTTGTGAGTTATTTAGGATGCTATAAGGAGCAAGGCTAAAGAGTTTCATTTGTGATGCGCCAATAGAGATCTATCCAACTTCGATGAGGATATTCTACGCCAATCTCATATATGCTCGTGGAGTCATCACCTATAAAGTTAAGAAGCATCAGATCTGGCTCCTTTTTCTACTCTTGATGTTGGTTGGTAACTTCTAATAtagttttcttttattctttcctTTGCCAAATTGTGGCAAAAAGGGTGAATATTTAGGTGTAGTAATGATAGTAATGGTGTATAGTGATGTGTTATGAATGGTAGTAATGGTTTGTAGTGTATTGCTCTGAGTGACCTGACTGACTACTGCATTTTATTTGTGTGCATGCATGGTTAATTGTGTGTCTGACTATGGGAGCATTTTGATTCTCTTTTGAGTGTGTAGCAACCACGTTACCTATGTGCTATTTTAGCTAATACTAATTGTGATTGTTGTTCTTATTGTTCTGAATGTTCGTGGTGTGCTTATGATGCGTAGTTTATGTTAATTTTGAAGATCTATCCAACCACGTCTTGTAAGTTTTATAAGAGTTGATTTCgccaaaattttccaaaggggggagatacttgtttctttttatttgttgtatttttcaaaacaacatgaTGAAGAAAGGACACATGTGGGACACAATGTTCCATCATGTGTGCAACATTTGGCCTTTGTCAATAGGCCGTGATTATTATTATTCTGAACAAAAATTTTGATTATGTTTCAATCAAATTTATTGCTATCTTTTAGAAATGTGTGATTTAGAATTGTTTGGAAGATTATGTAAGGTCAAATTAAATTATTCGGTGATTTAAATTTGaatcaaaacaaattaaatattttttgaggcGTTTGGCAAAAAATTGAAACAGAATCCTCTACAAATATGGACGTGGTAAAATTTTATGCCCATTGGAGAAAAGCCCGGATTGCATTTCTATTTAAGGAGACTCGAACCTAAGGATTGAAGGGTGTGAAAGTATTTAAGAATCTTTGTGTTAAGGTTTATATTTTGAgtcttttgtttatgttattgtttATGCACTGCTCTAGCGCCTGTATTCATATCTAAAGGCATAGAGATTGGTTTGATAGTTGAGTATTAATTCAAACACCAATATCTTTATTAGTGTATTGATCACTAGGATTAATGGTTGAGAGAAAATGAGAGGGGTCTCATATTTAAGGGGGATCCTAAATAGAAATACACATGTAGAATTAAGAAGAGAGGTATTGGACAAGGATTGTTCATCTAAGACACTTTGTACTAATTCTATTAAGAGTGGATTTCCTTTATTGGGTTGGATACCCCTCCAGATGTAGGTGACGTTGCATCAAACTAGATTAACAATTATTTGTGTTCTTTATTACTATTTGTTATATTTCATAGTTGTTGTCAAACTATTATCATCAAGTTGTGCACAACTATCCCAGACATTGTGTCCAACATCTGTCCCTTTTAGAACAAAATTTCAATCTCTCTCTCCTCATATTTTCCTTAGTGATTTTGAGAGTGAACTTTTATATTTGTAAGGTGTTTCTAATGTGGTGTAAGGGCAATATTTTAAATTCTCACTGGGAAAAATTTTGTTTTGGTTGTgagctaaaccaatttaaaaTATCTTGTTTGGTTGGGGATGTCTCTGTAGTTAAAACTCTTGGTCGATACGTGAACTTAGCTTGTTGTTAAAGGATCCTAGTTGGTTGTGGAGGTCTCCTTAGTTAAAACTCCCCCGTTGGTTCGAAAGTTAGCCATTGTAAAACTTACATCCTTTTATAAGGAGGTTCAAGGGTAAAGCATGTTAAAAGCCCTTATCATTGTAGAAAATCTCAAGAAGGAATTCTTATGAAGGGGACGTAGGTCCCTTTGTTATACCAAACCTCTATAAATGGTGTTTTATCTCCTCCCTTAACTTTTTACTTTCCAGCTAtgtatttcctttccttttcaatttatctgatttttctgatttttgctgcttttacttTATTTGTTTTGCAAAAGCtttttaaactctgattttgtgaaagatttttatttgaaaatgttttttcAGACCCACACAAATCACACCTCCTCCTTTTGTGTTTAGAGTCACCTGACCAATAAAAATATGTGTCGAATTATTTGGTCGGACATGATCGCCAGAGATGACCAATGAAACTATTACAATCTGGGGAACGAGTTATCCCCTAATGAAACAAACTCAGAAGAAATACtgaaatagttaaaaataatgaTATATTAAAATACACATTGCAAAGTAGGACCCATGAAATGTACATATTCATTGAAGTTACATTGGGTAGGAACACcgcgaacaaaacaaaaaaacaataaagGACTATACATCCAGCTCATCACTAGCAGGAATCAGCTTCATATCCATCATTTCCTAATCAAGACAAACTTTCTCTAGCAAAATATGAATTTGAGGATAAAAATATTCACTTGCTGCAATCAATTCTTAAAAGATACATGCACGGTGGAGAAAACCTCTTCCACTGCCTTTGCATACTCCTTAGCCAAGGAAAGATTTTCAAGACGCATCTCCCAAAGGTCAACCTTATTTTTCTTCCAAGCTTCTCGAGTTTCTCTCATAGAGTCCTCTAACTCCTCCACCATTTTATGAGAAGAATCCAACGCCTTGTTGGCCTCAGAGAGTGCAACCTTAGCCTTGGTCAATGTTTCTCGTGTATAGACCGGAGCTGTGTACTTTTTCTTCACCTCCTTTACGAGCAACTGCACATTCTCAGCTAGTATGTCAGGATACTTGAAAGGTTCTACAACGAACCTTATCCCTAGAAGTAAGATAGACGCCCCTTGGAGCTCCTCCAAATACTGATTTTGCTATATTATAAGAGATTTGTCGTTCTTTTCCTTTCGAAGATGATAAAAAAAAGACTTTTTCCCTCCCGACAACACCAAACATCAAGATCTTATAACTTCTTATGGAAAACGACTTCAGCCTGACTTGAAAAGTATGTGTAATCAATCCTCTTCATAAGTAGAAACTCGAAACTCTAAAACCGTTCACGGACAAGGGCAAGCAAGGAGCAAAGGAAATGGCCACCAGAGGCGACAAAGTCCCACCCATAGAGCGGCATTTCCTTCTGTGGCACCTCAAGCATGAGACTAATGGTCAAACTCCTTCCAACCATAAATGGATGTCCTTAACGTAACATCAATTAAATTAGTTTTAATGTAATTTTTGAACATATCAATAGTGTGTAAAATTTTATAAACATAAAAAGGCTTAAATAGTATTTTCGTCCATGTAAATTAGCGTGTTTTTAATTTTGGTCCCTATAGAtttttgtgtttctttttgtttggatCTAATGTTAAAATGCAAaagttttttatttctttttgtttggATCTAATGTTAAAATGCAAAAGTCTAAAATTTTGCTCTCAGCAAGGGTTGAACTCATGCCCCTTACCCTCACGTATTACTCTTCAACCACTAGGCCATGCTTAAACGACTAGGTCATGCTTTCTATTTTTTCATTACAATGGAACaacatgtatattacataaaTGTTTCAGTATTTaataaatagttgaaatatttgAAAGATTAATGCttcaatatttaataattaattaaaattagttgaaagattaataaaaacaaatatacatttatttaatacttcaaatatttatttaataataatatcaaataaatatgaaatagttaaatatttaataaactaattgtTTAATAAACTAAATACTTAATAAACTAATTGTTTgataaactaaataattaaaatattaaatatttgaatcattaataattaatattaatggttgaaatattaaatattttataaatagtttatttaataattaaaatattattatataatatatttaatgcattgggtattaatttttgttttgttctaaataaataatagggttaaatataGTAAGCCCCCTGCCATTATAGCGAGTTTTGGTTTGAGctccctgaagttttttttttactaaacctctcttataaaatataaatcccGGATTTACCACACCCTTTTATCCTATTTGCTGACTGAACTTTGACTTAATTAATAATGTGGCAAAATGAGACTTGATGTCTGTATATGATCACAGGCTTTTACCCTTTTATCCCACCATTATGAGATTGTTGATGTGATGAATATTGCATATTTACGAAACGGAGAACGCTGTGTTCAAGGTGTTGTTCGCCGCGGATTCGTGTTGAGGTTGTGATGTTGATAACGATCTGAAGCGTTGCTGTTGATGAATTTTTATTCTTGTAAGTGAACTTGATGGGGAATTGAAGGTTCGATTGGTTCTTGAGATTGAAGAGTTGATGAAGGTTGAGTGTTCGGTTGCAAAGATATGAAGATGATTATGCAGAGCTTTTTGTGAGGTTCAACGATGGAGGTTCCTGGAGAGAGGTGAAGGTTCGTTTTTCCCGCCCCATTCTGTTAtgaatcttttttctttttgatctcCTCTTTTTCCCTCTGATTTTCTCTTCTGTTCTGTGAGTTTGTTATCTCATTTTCTGATGTGgcctctttgttttttttttctttcttgataTGCTGCAGGTTGATTACGATTTGAACTAATGTGTGGGCTGCAGTGGGGTTGGTCGGGGTGGTGATGGTGGTGGTGATGGAAGTTGGAGAGGTGGTGGTGGAATAAAAGGGTAAAAGCCCATGATCATATACAATCATCAAGTCTCCTTTTGCCACATCATCAATTAAGTCAAAGTCCAGTTAGCAAATAGGATAAAAGGGTTTGGTAAATCCAGGATTTAtgttttataaggggcgtttagtaaaaaaaaaaacttcagggggctCAAACCAAAACTCACTATAATGGCAGGGGGcttaatatatttaaccctaaataataatatacagtaatttatatattaaatagtttaacacattttaattattatttaactatattattttattattacaaattaaaatatttaacacttaatatttaatatttaatatactaattcaatagttgaaatattatgaaataattatttaatatataattattaaaatatttaatagttgagatattaaatagttaaaatatttaataaatagttGAAATAATTATAAacctatttaataaatatattgaaatatttaataaattaattatttagcgTTAATATTTATcaactattaaaatattattacttattatatctaaaatattaaatatttgaattatttattttaatttattaaatattttatttattaactttTTAAATTGAATACTAGTAAATACTTGAAACATTACATAgtaaaaataatatgaaatatttagtaaaatatttacggttatttattattgtatattattatttattaaaacaaaacaaaaattaataccaaaactcaaaaataaaataaagtttattTCAAAAAAGTTACCTAATTATGTAATATATACAAATGAATTGCAAATATATAAATAGTAGAATTGGCTTGGTGGAAAGGCTTTAGAGGTGCACGCCACGTCATTACCTTTTGCCACATATGCATTTTTGTAACGGAAGTTGGACCGCAATAAATATATGGGGATTTGAACAATatcttacagggacgaaaatagcGAACATAAAACTATAAACTATGCTATAATAGATTTAAATccaacaaaaaattaattttgtaatcTAAATCTACGGTAAAAGTTTATTGAAGATGTCATAGTATTAAATAAAGGCATACggttgaattgatcatacagctAACCTAGAAAACAGAATCAATACACTAGTTTGGAAAAATAAGATAATCAAAACTTTATTTAATCTAACATAAAAGACAATTGACAGAATATATTGCCTGTCATCAGCTTACACATTTTACATCTCATATCGACAATAGCTAGCAGTCTTCTACCGACAAgccaaataaataacacaatctcagcaaaacaagaaaagaaaaaaaaaaacaatcaaattaaaaaataagataCATCTCCTAAAATGGATTAGTTCGTGCAAACAGAGTCTCTTAGCAAGTAAACTATAAAATGAACAAATAAAATTGAAGTAATCCATATTAAAATTGAGACTAATCACTTCCAATCAATCTAAACTTTAGCCTCACCAAGTTCAACATCTTTCAACGGACTGTTATCTATCCCTTCCCTCAATAGtctaatttcttcttctgttagGCTGTTTTTTGCATGAGGAAGAGTCTTTACATTTGAGGACTTTTCAAGCTCCACAGCCCAACTATAAATTACCATCCCAACAACTGCAAGAATCATTCCCATGATGTTCTTCAAAGTTAGCTCTGAATCGAATAGTAGCCACCCCAAAGTCAGAACACATACTGTTTTCATGTGGCCTAAAACCTGGAAGGAAACTGCTGAGAAGCGCCCAATGCAGAGGTACTGGCTTATATTGCAAAACACAGCTAGGGTGCATGAAAGAAGAATGAATATCTGCAGAGATTTACAAAGACCCCAAGTAAACAATCTAACACTATATGTAAAGCAGAACTATCTAAACTCAACACAGAAGAGGGTGATAACTTAcaatggcaccagaagacatctTAAAGTTGGTTATCAACTTGCCACTGAGATAGTAATCAATAAATGGACCAAGAATAATAAGAGAGAGGGCTTGAATAGGAGCAGTCTTACTTAGCAGTTCAAAAGATCCAATTGAATATTTCTTTTGTAGAGATCCAATTGACTGTTAACACAAAGGGGAAAATAAAAAATCAGGGgttaaaaaatcaaactgattATTATACCAGTGTAAGCCAACTAATTCATGATTAATTAGTTCGATGACCACGGTTCAATTGAGTGATTGAGTCagtgatatataaaatatatttttaattatataatatattaagtaATAAACAGTGATAATCATAAGAATAATCATGTTagtcaaaatttaaaattagCATAACTGACCATATTTATGTTCTACAAGATAAAAAATTTAAGAACaggctaaataaaaaaaaaaaagctaaataggctATTGTAACATTACATTCAACCTGTATTAAACTAATCAATAATTTTGATGAAATTGAAAAACTAAAAAGACTAGTGCTCACTTCGGTTTTGAACTTACCACTTGACCgattttaaaaattatgtattCAATGACTGATTTTAGAAATTACATATTCAACTCTCCTGTTTTACAATGAAGTAACAAAACCTTCAAAAGAACAGAAATGATGCTCCATTTATGATTCTACATCTATGCAAGTTCCACCTAGTACTGACCTTCTATTActccaattcaaattcaaaatacacaaaagaataaaaaaactcCCATGCTACCAACACTTGGTTATAAATGACGGCAGAAAAGGAAATCACAATAAATTCCACATTACCCATATGGTGGAATGAAAACATATA from Vicia villosa cultivar HV-30 ecotype Madison, WI linkage group LG4, Vvil1.0, whole genome shotgun sequence encodes the following:
- the LOC131596721 gene encoding UDP-rhamnose/UDP-galactose transporter 2 produces the protein MESEKKSSSISNFGAWGMNVVSSVGIIMANKQLMSNNGYAFTFATTLTGFHFAVTALVGLVSNATGYSASKHVPLWELIWFSAIANISITGMNLSLMLNSVGFYQISKLSMIPVVCVMEWILHGKHYSREVKTAVMVVVIGVGVCTVTDVKVNLKGFVCACLAVVSSSLQQISIGSLQKKYSIGSFELLSKTAPIQALSLIILGPFIDYYLSGKLITNFKMSSGAIIFILLSCTLAVFCNISQYLCIGRFSAVSFQVLGHMKTVCVLTLGWLLFDSELTLKNIMGMILAVVGMVIYSWAVELEKSSNVKTLPHAKNSLTEEEIRLLREGIDNSPLKDVELGEAKV